The region gaggggccaaagtgatcctttgttcgtttaTTATTCATCTAATAAATGGATAAGGTATATTATTTCGTACAAAAACATAAGGCAACTAGACGTTACATATTCAAACTATGACCAAACTGATAGAAATATTCGTAAAAAATATTGGCAGTTTTGTCTGTCAATTTTACAAATTATGATAATTgtataaaactaaataaaaaggATGAAGAgttcaattgataaaataaaatatttggtattttatgttatttttacaataaattaGTCCATATTTGAAGATATTTTCttactaattttaatataataagaaaataattgaaatattaaagtACACATTAATATAACATcggttatatattttttcagattaattttatattaaatcacCACCTTTGCACTCTTTTTTTATCACCGCCTTTAAAAGTTTTCATATAAAACCaccacattttaaaaaaaatcaaatctattatagttttattttggaaaaaggttcaaataaaCCCCTAACGTTTGGAGTATAGATCAAGTAGGCCCCTAACGTTCGGAAAGGTGCAATGAGAACCCTGACGTTTTCAAAACATATCATCTAAGCCCTCTTTATTAACaccgtttcaaaacaaatacaacgCCGTCTGTTTTTGCCAACGTGgctcatttattttattttatttttatttttatttttggtaagctcatccggtttccaaggcttcgccctgactaatccggatccgacccgtgtcgcgcacctggcatggtgggtgagtctgccagtgggaatttcctacattcacaaggactcgaacccgagaccttgtttaagcgatatcaagccgcttaccatTTGGACCAACCCCCATTGATAACGTGGCTCATTTATTGTTGACATGTAATGTTAAAATTTATGACCTGGACAAATAAAGTATGACCTAAAGAACATGTCATTAACCATTATCATTATTTACACATCATCACCATCTTCCTCCTTTTCTCTCTTcaatttcttttgatttctaattCGAACTTAAACAGCCACTCCTTCAATTGCCCATCTCAAACCAAATCCTACTATTTGTACTAAATCTATCTAACTGATTTCAATTCGATGTgtctttaaaatcaaaatcatcctTCTTGTCTCACAAATCTACCAAGATCTTCATAGCAGGCCCCCGCAAACCGGTGGTCGTCCAAAAACTGAAATACCTTGGCTTCACTAACCATATCCTTCGCACCCACCTCCGAGCTCGACCTCACTCGCCAATCCGACGTGGAATCTTTCTTTACCTCCACACTAACCGCAATTTGTAATAAAGAAAGATTGAGAACGGTGACCATAAAATTGATACGGTACCGTTTTGGTTGCAATGTACAATCTCTGGGATCTAATAGGAAGATATGTCCCCTTAGTGAAATCAGTGAATTGCATTAAAATGGAATCAAGAAACACTAATTCCTGCATTTTACTTCATTGTAAAATACACCGATGAAGGACGGATGATTATACTCAATTCACTTTTGAAAATGCTTTGGGTAATTTGTTTATGGTGTTCCTTTTAGAAGGCATATTTTCTGGTGTTGTTCTTGAATGGCTGCGGGCCTGTGGCTAATTGGTAAAAAGAATGCAGTCTGAGAAAATAATTGAAGTCTGAAGAAGATtaccttttttttgtttatttggatTTTCATGGTGTTTTTGTTAATGGAAGGTGATGATGTGTAATTGCGGCAGAGATTGAATGGAAAAAAGTAATAAGAAATCCTTTAACTTTTTAGTAATCAAGTGGGAAAACTGGAAAATATGGGGGTTGTTTGTAGACTTTTTTCCTTATTATTTACATGTCAGCAACGAATGAGTCACATTCGCAAAAATAGACTGCGTTGTAATTATTTTGGAACGGTGTTAGTAAGGAGGGTTTAGATGATACGTTTTGAATACGTTAGGGTCCTCGTTGCACCTTTCCGAACGTTAGgggtttatttgatttatacCCCAAACGTTAGGGGTTTATTTAcccttttcctttttatttccagcaaatttcaaatgaaattccataatagatttaaatttttttaaaagatcttgataaaattgaaaaaaacaattaaaagtgGTGATTCAATGTATAATGAATTCTTACAATAATAGTTTGCCACATCATTTCCATTAGCCTAGTTAGCAAAAATTCTCCGGATTTTAaacggtgatagatttgaaaaaatttgaaagatggtgattttatattacAACTTTTAAATGTcgtgataaaaatgaaaaaagatgtAAATATGGTGATATAATATAGAATTAActcgatttttttaattgtataataattaatcatataAACAAGTTTAAGAATTATacggttaattacatataacctttacacgaaatctcAGAAATAACACGAGCtattaaaacgtgtcaattcaggacaccacctttcgttttttttttcaaaaataacatcggcaATTTACGTTAATACTCTTTTCACTTatagaatttaattattaattaaaaattattaagataatcattaaaattagagtactgACTAAAATATACTACTATGTTAAGATAAGTTAGAGTAGTAACCAAAATAAATTGCTATTTTGAGATAATTGTACagagtactaattaaatataaaatcaccacatttacacgaaattgcaaaaataacacgacctttaaaacgtggcaattcagggcaccaccttttatttattttcaaaaacaacatgggcgcatttttagtggcgtttttgctgacgtggcatgacacgtggcactcccatcggatgtccaaattagcaaaatttaatctaaaaacgtgcccatgttgttttttaaaaaaaatgaaagctggtgccctgaattgacacgttttaaaggtagTATTATAAATGAACCgataattaaattgatagaaTTAATTAAACAGTAAACAGTCACCATACCAATTGAGTTCCATGTTCAGTTTTAAAACATTGATACGAATTATGACAAAAAAGAATCATGAAAACTATCGCAAGAATTTGCATGTTGGTATTCTAGGTGTAAGCACAAATCATTCCACAATAACATATGTAAACACCTAAAAAACTTATGTACCTCACTTGCCATTTTTAACATCTTCCACGTACGTTCTTCCCATGCACTTACTAAAATATTCTACAAATACATCCATTCTTATTTTCACTTCCATATTCATCAACTGAAAATGGCAAAACTTATACCTACAGTAGCTCTCATCAGCATTCTCCTAATCATCATAGCCGACGCATCTTCCGCCCGCAGAACCATCATCACCACCGTCGAGATCGACGGAACCAACCCGACAGGAGGAGGAGAAGGGCAATGCCGAGAGGAAGTGGAGAAGCAGGAGTTGAGCTCTTGTGTGCAGTATATGAGGCAATTAATGTCAGGGAAATCCGAAGGAGGAGGAGAAGGAAAACAGCAGCTACAGCAGTGCTGCAGTCGACTGAAGCAAGTGAGAGATGATTGCCAATGTCCGGCGATTAAATCTGCGTATCAGGAAATGCGGGGAGAGGTGATGAGAGATCAATGGCCGAGAGTTATTATTGGAGTCAGCTTGCTCCCGTCTACTTGTGGGCTGAGCCAAGAGTTCTGTAAAATCGAATCTTAATCTGAATGAGTGACTAAggtgtaaataaataattaatgtatgATCATTCACCAACTTATGATTGTGTGACTGATTTATGTGTCATCTTGTACAATTATGCACGTCAAAGTATGGGAATAATGTGAAGGGATGAATTATATCTATTTAGTTTTTAGCAGTTAAAACATACTGCCCATGAAAAGAAATTTGATCCACCACTTTCTCCAAAAAGATATAAAGAAGGATTGGATTCTCTAAAATTCAAATGAACTTTAGGGGATCATGTTCACCATTTACACcattcattgtaaaatgaatggtggagattaatttgattaaaattgtacatTTTTTATCTACACCGTCCATATTACAATAaatggtgtagatcgtgaacatgaccccttaaatttattttgaacttgagagaatcacaattttaaaaagaattatgtcaaattttgtatttattaatttcaatttttatcttGTGCAAAAGGAAAAGTCTATTCAAATTTGGCCAAACTCATTTTAAAGCCCATGTATTTTTACCGTTTTATTTATCAAGTTATTTTTCAAAGTTCCGTGTTTATTAGGTCTACATACTTCGcatattttttttggataaatgatgaTTTATAAAGCACTACCACAAGGAGTGGAAGGCAAAAGATTCCAAAACGGA is a window of Mercurialis annua linkage group LG2, ddMerAnnu1.2, whole genome shotgun sequence DNA encoding:
- the LOC126666905 gene encoding 2S seed storage albumin protein-like, giving the protein MAKLIPTVALISILLIIIADASSARRTIITTVEIDGTNPTGGGEGQCREEVEKQELSSCVQYMRQLMSGKSEGGGEGKQQLQQCCSRLKQVRDDCQCPAIKSAYQEMRGEVMRDQWPRVIIGVSLLPSTCGLSQEFCKIES